From a region of the Trichocoleus sp. genome:
- a CDS encoding DUF1499 domain-containing protein: MFTAGLSLCFTLLLTLILWLGAATHVTAQTLLTVPAIVPSTATVQLAMGSKPLFSFSGKRPTNLGVKDGKLAVCPGSPNCVSSQAPVADAEHFIAPIAYKTAPEEAMASLKTVIQNMERTKIITDSPDYLYAEFTTALMGYVDDVEFYLDQGTGTIQVRSASRLGQSDLGVNRKRIETVRAKLLELDK; encoded by the coding sequence ATGTTCACCGCAGGTTTGTCTCTCTGTTTTACCCTGCTTCTGACCCTCATCCTCTGGTTGGGAGCTGCAACTCACGTCACTGCCCAAACGCTGTTGACTGTCCCCGCTATTGTCCCTTCTACCGCTACGGTACAACTCGCTATGGGAAGCAAACCCCTCTTTTCTTTTTCTGGTAAACGCCCGACAAATTTGGGCGTCAAGGATGGCAAACTGGCTGTCTGTCCTGGTTCGCCCAACTGTGTCAGCAGCCAAGCACCTGTCGCCGATGCAGAACATTTTATTGCGCCGATCGCCTACAAAACCGCACCGGAAGAGGCAATGGCAAGCCTGAAGACCGTGATCCAAAATATGGAGCGGACGAAAATCATTACAGATAGCCCTGATTATCTCTATGCCGAATTCACGACTGCGCTAATGGGCTATGTCGATGATGTCGAGTTTTATCTTGATCAAGGCACAGGCACAATCCAGGTTCGCTCTGCTTCCCGGTTAGGGCAGTCTGACTTAGGCGTGAACCGCAAACGGATCGAGACAGTTCGGGCAAAATTGCTGGAACTGGATAAGTGA
- a CDS encoding Npun_R2821/Npun_R2822 family protein: MDGICTLANDRVYHQLIALLNSIEAMMGPEMPVCVYPYDDQIDRIAAEIDRRPNVQLYTDSASIQKWDAYVRQIWDTHPTARQRWGDPDPTHYHRVGTHRRFCAFDGPFDRFIYMDADTLLLDSADFIFNQLNHQDWVVYDFQFTDPAHIYDLSSARLQELFPDDRIQTEIFCSGFYASKRNVFDQECLNWLLSELALGDAEVLYPMAPDQTILNYMVMKSGLSHYNFALELAADRHTGCCVTSPHFERQGNLLYDKGNRLTYLHYIGISSRYFNCICEGENIDVPYRDLFLYYRYLSCPEQHPVLSGKAKSYIQKTGLTQRFLRKFKLV, encoded by the coding sequence ATGGACGGAATCTGTACCCTCGCCAACGATCGCGTCTATCACCAACTCATTGCGCTGCTCAACAGTATTGAAGCCATGATGGGGCCTGAAATGCCCGTCTGCGTCTATCCTTACGATGACCAGATCGATCGGATTGCTGCCGAAATCGATCGTCGTCCAAACGTGCAACTCTATACCGACTCAGCATCAATCCAAAAGTGGGATGCTTACGTACGCCAAATTTGGGACACTCACCCAACTGCCCGCCAACGCTGGGGAGACCCTGACCCCACCCACTACCACCGAGTTGGAACCCATCGCCGCTTTTGTGCCTTTGATGGACCTTTCGATCGCTTCATCTACATGGATGCGGATACTCTGCTGCTAGACTCTGCTGATTTTATTTTCAACCAACTGAATCACCAGGATTGGGTTGTCTACGACTTTCAGTTCACCGATCCGGCGCATATCTACGATTTGTCATCCGCTCGGCTTCAAGAACTCTTTCCCGACGATCGCATTCAAACTGAAATCTTTTGTTCTGGATTCTATGCCAGTAAACGAAATGTATTTGATCAGGAATGTTTGAATTGGTTGCTGTCTGAACTTGCACTTGGAGACGCTGAAGTTCTCTATCCCATGGCTCCTGACCAAACCATTTTGAATTATATGGTCATGAAATCAGGGCTTTCTCACTATAATTTCGCGCTAGAACTCGCTGCCGATCGCCACACAGGATGCTGCGTTACTTCTCCACATTTTGAGCGACAAGGAAATTTGCTCTACGACAAGGGCAACCGTCTGACGTATCTCCATTACATCGGAATTTCTTCTCGCTATTTCAACTGCATTTGTGAAGGAGAAAATATTGATGTTCCGTACCGGGATCTCTTTTTGTACTATCGCTATTTGTCCTGTCCAGAACAGCACCCTGTTTTATCTGGAAAGGCAAAATCATATATCCAAAAAACGGGACTGACGCAACGGTTCCTCCGTAAATTCAAGCTTGTTTGA
- a CDS encoding pyridoxal phosphate-dependent aminotransferase: MKLAARVGEVTPSLTLAIDTKAKAMKREGLDVLSFSVGEPDFNTPAHIRAAAEAALEQGKTRYGPVAGEPKLREAIAQKLQRDNHLSYAPENIIVTNGGKHSLYNLMMALIEPGDEVIIPAPYWVSYPEMVKLAGGTPVILPTTVESGFKLSPEQLQQAITPKTKLFVFNSPSNPTGMVYSPSEVKALAQVIEQHDVWVVSDEIYEKILYDGAEHLSIGSVSQAAFERTIISSGFAKTYAMTGWRIGFLAAPAPLIKAVSTIQGHSTSNVCTFAQYGAVAAYEGSQDCVDEMVAAFAERRKVILEYINSIPGFTCPEPNGAFYVFPNINKLGIKSLDFCAALLEKKQVAVVPGIAFGADDCIRISYAASLDAIHEGMERLIDFVKSVL, from the coding sequence ATGAAACTGGCAGCACGAGTGGGAGAGGTTACGCCATCCCTCACCCTGGCGATCGACACGAAAGCAAAGGCAATGAAGCGGGAAGGGCTTGACGTTCTTAGTTTTAGCGTTGGGGAACCCGACTTTAATACACCGGCTCACATCCGGGCTGCGGCAGAAGCAGCGTTGGAACAGGGAAAAACTCGCTATGGTCCGGTGGCAGGAGAGCCAAAACTGCGAGAAGCGATCGCTCAGAAGCTTCAGAGAGACAATCACCTCAGCTACGCCCCAGAAAACATCATCGTCACAAATGGCGGTAAGCATTCGCTGTACAACCTGATGATGGCGCTCATCGAACCGGGCGACGAAGTAATTATTCCAGCACCTTATTGGGTCAGCTATCCAGAAATGGTGAAACTGGCAGGTGGAACACCCGTAATTCTGCCAACGACGGTTGAAAGCGGCTTCAAACTTTCGCCCGAACAGCTTCAGCAAGCGATCACTCCCAAAACAAAGCTATTCGTTTTTAACTCACCGTCTAACCCAACGGGGATGGTGTACAGCCCCTCTGAGGTGAAGGCACTTGCCCAAGTGATTGAGCAGCATGATGTTTGGGTGGTGTCTGATGAGATCTATGAAAAGATTCTCTATGATGGTGCAGAACATTTGAGCATCGGTTCTGTGAGCCAGGCGGCATTTGAGCGAACGATCATCAGCAGCGGCTTTGCCAAAACCTATGCGATGACAGGCTGGCGTATTGGGTTTCTGGCAGCTCCAGCTCCTTTGATTAAAGCAGTCTCAACGATTCAGGGACATAGCACTTCCAATGTTTGCACCTTTGCTCAATATGGGGCAGTTGCCGCTTACGAAGGTTCGCAAGATTGCGTGGATGAAATGGTTGCTGCCTTTGCTGAACGGCGCAAAGTGATTTTAGAGTATATCAACTCTATTCCTGGCTTCACCTGCCCCGAACCAAACGGTGCATTCTACGTCTTCCCCAACATCAACAAATTGGGCATCAAATCGCTTGATTTCTGTGCGGCTCTACTTGAGAAAAAGCAGGTGGCAGTCGTCCCTGGAATTGCCTTTGGGGCTGATGACTGTATTCGCATCTCATATGCCGCCAGCCTCGATGCCATCCATGAAGGCATGGAACGCTTGATAGATTTCGTCAAATCTGTTCTTTAA
- a CDS encoding site-specific DNA-methyltransferase, whose amino-acid sequence MTSPPYYGHRNYGAVDQLGTEATPEAYLDRLVKIFAEVKRVLREDGTIWLNLGDKYINGNLAGLPWRLALALKEQGWILRSDIIWHKPNAMPSAVQNRPTTDHEYLFLLAKCPRYYYNLDAIREPHITFSEQSRMRGGRNHLGKKGGTPEQGKNSGNSNLHRGRWDQAFHPKGRNKRTVWEVPLSKFRDAHFAVFPEQLIEPCILAGAPENTVILDPFLGSGTVGLVALRQQRRFIGIDINRDYCEIAMKRIFTQSLEDKN is encoded by the coding sequence GTGACTAGCCCTCCGTACTATGGTCATCGCAATTATGGTGCAGTTGATCAACTGGGCACAGAAGCAACGCCAGAAGCCTACCTTGATCGCCTGGTCAAAATCTTTGCTGAAGTCAAGCGGGTTTTGAGAGAGGATGGGACAATTTGGCTCAACCTGGGCGACAAATATATCAACGGAAATCTAGCAGGGCTGCCCTGGCGACTGGCACTTGCGCTGAAGGAACAGGGTTGGATTCTGCGATCGGACATTATTTGGCATAAGCCAAATGCAATGCCATCTGCGGTGCAAAATCGCCCAACAACGGATCACGAATATCTCTTTCTGTTGGCAAAATGTCCCAGGTACTACTACAACTTAGACGCAATTCGGGAGCCGCATATTACGTTCTCTGAGCAAAGTCGGATGCGCGGCGGTCGCAATCACCTGGGCAAGAAAGGAGGAACGCCAGAACAGGGCAAAAATTCGGGGAATTCAAACCTGCATCGGGGTCGCTGGGATCAGGCATTTCATCCAAAAGGTCGTAATAAAAGAACCGTATGGGAAGTCCCTTTATCGAAGTTTAGAGATGCCCATTTCGCAGTTTTTCCAGAACAGCTAATTGAACCCTGCATCCTGGCTGGTGCTCCAGAAAATACCGTGATTCTTGATCCTTTTCTGGGGTCTGGAACCGTAGGACTGGTAGCACTGCGGCAGCAGCGTCGCTTTATTGGCATTGACATTAATCGAGACTATTGTGAGATTGCTATGAAACGGATTTTTACTCAGAGCCTAGAAGATAAAAATTAG
- a CDS encoding rhomboid family intramembrane serine protease — protein sequence MSNSEVRGLVREVKTQVMLLGSLIALMWIIEIVDVFVFRGGLDRFGIIPHTLIGLRGILFAPFLHGNFAHLIANTLPFAALGWLVMLRRTADFLEVSAIVMLIGGLGTWLIAPSGTIHIGASGVIFGYLGFLLSRGYFERRFGSILFSIIVGVMYGGLVWGILPGLPGISWQGHLFGFIGGIVAAKLLAEPKVSRRR from the coding sequence ATGAGTAACAGCGAGGTGAGAGGTCTGGTACGCGAAGTCAAAACTCAGGTGATGCTCCTGGGTTCACTGATTGCGCTGATGTGGATTATCGAGATCGTTGATGTCTTTGTGTTTAGGGGAGGGCTCGATCGCTTTGGCATCATCCCCCATACGCTAATTGGGCTCCGAGGCATCCTATTTGCCCCCTTCCTGCACGGCAATTTTGCTCATTTAATCGCAAACACGCTACCTTTCGCAGCTTTGGGCTGGCTGGTAATGCTGCGTCGAACTGCCGATTTCTTGGAAGTTTCGGCGATCGTGATGTTGATTGGCGGGCTTGGAACCTGGCTGATTGCTCCCTCTGGAACGATTCACATTGGCGCAAGTGGCGTTATTTTTGGCTATCTGGGCTTTTTGCTGTCGCGCGGCTATTTTGAACGACGATTTGGCTCAATTCTGTTCTCGATTATTGTTGGCGTGATGTACGGCGGCTTGGTTTGGGGCATTCTGCCGGGGTTGCCGGGCATCTCCTGGCAGGGTCATTTGTTTGGTTTCATTGGTGGCATTGTGGCAGCGAAGCTGTTAGCTGAACCGAAAGTGTCGCGCCGACGTTAA
- a CDS encoding recombinase family protein, with protein sequence MTPSKRIDRLKVFLTRCPALLLNLMDFDSVITNQGKILAYSYSDLLFESVPDASVWGREVDHLYQDLGDSSQSPSQRQQLQQLIRACQTGVVSYVLVRRLEELGDTMQDVSDRLSQLEQLGVQLIATEESVGSEGQPLKRSDLFRLLQTIQKAQQSRKMKRGHARNRVKVLPPPGKAPYGYRRGKERYTVDRTTAPIVKEFFDHFILYGSLRGSVRHIQKKYSKKISVSTGRRWLTSPVYRGDLLYQNGEVIRDTHTPILPREEAAQVDRLLRRNRRMPPRTASAPRSLSGLAVCANCESPLRISRVTTPRSKQEYLYLRPTACPQQPKCRAISYEQVLEQTIAHVCQNLPQTVDRAALPDIDAIQQGISAQVAAKQAVLEQLPDLVSQGVLDTETAELRAYKLRTEMASLQANLAQLPPVNLKTIAQVVSIPQFWLDLSEAERRFYFREFIRQIRIVRGEQAWHIELIFIF encoded by the coding sequence ATGACCCCTTCCAAACGAATCGATCGGCTGAAGGTTTTCCTCACCCGTTGCCCTGCCCTCTTGCTGAATCTTATGGACTTTGACTCAGTAATCACGAACCAAGGCAAGATCTTAGCTTATTCTTACAGCGACCTTCTATTTGAGTCTGTGCCCGACGCATCAGTTTGGGGTCGGGAGGTGGATCATTTGTATCAGGATCTAGGGGATTCGAGTCAAAGCCCCAGTCAGCGACAGCAATTGCAGCAGTTGATTCGCGCTTGTCAAACCGGAGTAGTGTCCTACGTGCTGGTCAGGCGGCTTGAGGAGCTGGGTGACACGATGCAAGATGTCAGCGATCGACTCTCACAGCTAGAACAGCTTGGCGTTCAGCTTATTGCCACCGAAGAATCAGTCGGATCAGAGGGTCAACCCCTCAAGCGATCGGACTTATTCCGGTTACTGCAAACCATCCAAAAAGCTCAGCAGAGCCGGAAGATGAAGCGAGGTCATGCCCGCAATCGGGTCAAGGTCTTGCCACCACCCGGAAAAGCGCCCTACGGCTATCGACGCGGCAAAGAGCGCTATACGGTCGATCGCACCACAGCACCGATTGTGAAAGAATTTTTCGACCACTTCATCCTGTATGGTTCATTACGGGGCAGCGTTCGCCATATTCAAAAGAAATACAGCAAGAAAATCTCAGTTTCTACAGGCAGACGATGGCTAACTAGTCCCGTGTATCGGGGTGATCTGCTCTACCAAAACGGTGAAGTGATCCGGGATACCCATACCCCTATCTTGCCGAGAGAAGAAGCTGCCCAAGTCGATCGCCTTTTGCGCCGAAACCGCCGGATGCCCCCCCGCACTGCCAGTGCCCCTCGATCGCTTTCTGGGTTAGCCGTTTGTGCGAATTGTGAATCGCCATTAAGGATCAGCCGCGTCACGACTCCGCGCAGTAAGCAGGAATATCTTTATCTCCGTCCGACTGCCTGTCCCCAACAGCCAAAATGCCGAGCGATTTCCTACGAACAGGTGCTGGAACAAACAATTGCCCATGTCTGCCAGAACTTGCCTCAAACGGTCGATCGGGCTGCACTGCCTGATATCGATGCCATTCAACAAGGGATTTCCGCTCAAGTTGCTGCTAAACAAGCGGTTCTAGAACAGTTACCTGACTTAGTGAGCCAGGGCGTCTTAGATACAGAAACGGCTGAACTGCGAGCTTACAAACTGCGGACAGAAATGGCATCCTTGCAGGCAAATCTGGCTCAACTCCCTCCTGTGAACCTCAAGACGATCGCTCAGGTTGTCTCCATTCCGCAATTCTGGCTAGATTTATCAGAAGCCGAACGCCGTTTCTATTTTCGAGAATTTATTCGCCAAATTCGGATTGTCCGAGGTGAGCAAGCATGGCACATTGAACTAATTTTTATCTTCTAG
- a CDS encoding VOC family protein — protein MSHNPHNPIASLPLQLRTVFVALADRQDVALVSFYRQLIGEPTTHLPGVYTEFQLPGLRLGIFQPKASHQAEFASRSSGSMSLCIEVEQLETAIEHLRRIGSPISGEITIAKHGREIYAYDPAGNRLILHEAKVQPTVEE, from the coding sequence ATGTCACACAATCCTCACAATCCTATCGCTTCATTGCCTCTACAGCTTCGCACCGTTTTTGTAGCGCTGGCAGATCGGCAAGATGTAGCCCTGGTTTCATTTTATCGTCAGCTAATTGGGGAGCCGACAACCCATTTGCCTGGTGTTTATACTGAATTTCAGCTTCCTGGTCTTAGACTCGGTATCTTTCAGCCAAAAGCAAGCCATCAAGCGGAGTTTGCCAGCCGATCGAGCGGTAGCATGAGCCTTTGTATTGAAGTAGAGCAGCTAGAAACAGCGATCGAACATTTACGCCGAATTGGCTCCCCGATTTCTGGGGAGATCACGATCGCTAAGCATGGGCGTGAAATTTATGCTTACGATCCAGCGGGCAATCGCCTGATTTTGCATGAAGCGAAGGTGCAGCCTACGGTCGAGGAATAG
- the ppc gene encoding phosphoenolpyruvate carboxylase — MSSTLHSSDDAFLSSTATEEKTADLKFDSASDLFLRHRLKVVEDLWESVLRQECGQQLVDLLHQLRSTYGNDREALEAIESEALQVIENLDLNEAIRAARAFALYFQLINIVEQHYEQRGQQQQYRAAYEQASVKTSFFSTTPATIALDAEAQESNLHADLLEKTMHSSHGYREAATLQVLFPRLRHLNVPPRQIQQIIDNLDVRLVFTAHPTEIVRHTIRDKQRRIAKILRELDRAEEGLQAMGIASSWETEDLREQLTAEIRLWWRTDELHQFKPTVLDEVDYALHYFQEVLFDAIPQLYNRFCRALQSTFPELRPPSHHFCQFGSWVGSDRDGNPSVTPDITWKTACYQRNLVIGKYIHSVKHLTNLLSLSLHWSDVMPELLESLEQDQVQLPEVYEQLAIRYRQEPYRLKMAYIQKRLENTLERSQLLYNSDYVQADLIEGVPTSFYRSGGDFLAELQLIQRNLQETGLDCRDLDNLICQVEIYGFILAHLDIRQESSRHSDTINEIVEYLQILPAAYNDLTEEQRSLFLCTELQTRRPLIPSELPFSEKTNETIETFRMVRKLQQEFGVGICQTYIISMSHNVSDMLEVLLLAKEAGLYDPATGTGTLHVVPLFETVEDLQRAPGVMQNLFELPFYQALMASGYAAQSDGKPVTLLQEVMLGYSDSNKDSGFLSSNWEIHKAQQALQTIADKNGVALRIFHGRGGSVGRGGGPAYDAILAQPGRSIDGRIKITEQGEVLASKYNLPELALYNLETVTTAVLQASLLRSGFDDIEPWRDIMEELADRSRQHYRTLIYEQPDFLDFFLTVTPIEEISQLQISSRPARRSGGKKDLTSLRAIPWVFSWTQTRFLLPSWYGVGTAIQSFLEEAPEENMKLLRYFYYKWPFFKMVISKCEMTLSKVDLTIGHQYVQELSSEEDRERFERVFEQIANEYYLTRELVLTITGHQRLLDGDLDLQRSVQLRNNTIVPLGFLQVSLLKRLRQHKASSAAGVLRSRYSRGELLRGALLTINGIAAGMRNTG, encoded by the coding sequence ATGAGTTCTACCCTCCACTCCTCTGATGATGCTTTTCTTTCTAGCACAGCTACTGAGGAAAAGACGGCTGATTTAAAGTTCGATTCTGCCTCAGATCTGTTTTTGCGCCATCGCCTGAAGGTTGTTGAGGATTTGTGGGAATCAGTGCTGCGCCAGGAATGCGGTCAGCAGCTTGTAGATTTGCTGCATCAACTGCGATCGACCTATGGCAACGATCGAGAAGCGCTAGAGGCGATCGAATCTGAAGCATTACAGGTGATCGAAAACCTGGACTTGAATGAGGCGATTCGGGCTGCTCGTGCCTTTGCTCTTTATTTTCAGCTGATCAATATTGTGGAGCAGCACTACGAACAGCGAGGACAGCAGCAGCAATATCGAGCCGCTTACGAGCAAGCATCGGTCAAAACTTCCTTCTTCAGCACCACTCCAGCAACGATCGCTCTGGATGCCGAAGCTCAGGAAAGCAATCTCCATGCTGACTTGCTAGAGAAGACAATGCACAGCTCTCATGGTTACCGCGAAGCCGCCACGCTTCAGGTGCTTTTCCCCCGTCTACGCCACCTCAATGTCCCACCCCGGCAGATTCAGCAGATTATCGATAATCTGGACGTGCGACTGGTGTTCACGGCTCACCCAACCGAGATTGTCCGCCATACGATTCGAGACAAGCAGCGACGGATTGCTAAAATTTTGCGCGAACTCGATCGTGCCGAAGAAGGGCTTCAAGCAATGGGGATTGCTTCTTCCTGGGAAACGGAGGATCTCCGCGAACAGCTAACGGCAGAGATTCGGCTTTGGTGGCGCACGGATGAACTGCACCAGTTCAAGCCCACAGTTCTTGATGAAGTAGACTATGCGCTGCACTACTTCCAGGAGGTTTTGTTTGATGCCATCCCACAGCTGTATAACCGCTTCTGTCGAGCCCTACAATCCACTTTTCCAGAACTGCGTCCGCCTAGCCATCACTTCTGCCAGTTTGGTTCTTGGGTGGGCTCTGATCGAGATGGCAATCCTTCCGTCACACCTGACATCACTTGGAAGACGGCTTGCTATCAGCGCAATCTCGTGATTGGTAAATATATTCACTCAGTCAAGCATCTGACGAATCTGCTGAGCCTGTCGCTGCACTGGAGCGATGTCATGCCTGAACTGCTGGAATCACTAGAGCAAGATCAGGTGCAGCTACCCGAAGTTTATGAACAGCTGGCAATTCGCTATCGTCAGGAACCTTATCGTCTGAAGATGGCATATATTCAGAAGCGGCTGGAAAATACTTTGGAACGCAGTCAGCTTCTCTATAACAGTGATTATGTTCAGGCGGATTTGATTGAAGGGGTGCCAACTAGCTTCTACCGCTCTGGGGGAGACTTTCTGGCAGAATTGCAGTTGATTCAGCGCAACCTGCAAGAAACTGGACTGGACTGCCGTGATCTGGATAACCTGATCTGCCAGGTGGAAATCTATGGCTTTATCCTGGCACATCTTGATATTCGGCAAGAGAGCAGCCGTCACTCTGACACGATTAACGAAATTGTTGAGTATCTCCAAATTCTGCCTGCTGCCTACAATGACCTGACGGAAGAACAACGATCGCTCTTCCTGTGCACTGAGCTACAAACTCGTCGTCCGCTGATTCCATCTGAGCTACCCTTCTCGGAAAAGACGAATGAGACGATCGAAACCTTCCGCATGGTGCGGAAACTTCAACAAGAGTTTGGGGTTGGGATTTGTCAGACCTACATTATCAGCATGAGCCACAATGTCAGCGACATGCTGGAAGTATTGCTGCTGGCAAAGGAAGCAGGACTATATGACCCGGCAACCGGAACCGGAACGCTGCATGTTGTGCCACTATTTGAGACGGTGGAAGACCTGCAACGTGCACCAGGAGTGATGCAAAACCTGTTTGAGTTGCCGTTCTACCAAGCGCTGATGGCGAGTGGCTATGCAGCCCAATCTGATGGAAAACCTGTCACGCTGCTTCAGGAGGTCATGCTGGGCTACTCTGACAGCAACAAAGATTCAGGTTTCTTGAGCAGTAACTGGGAAATTCATAAGGCACAGCAAGCCCTTCAAACCATTGCAGATAAGAATGGTGTGGCGCTGCGAATCTTTCATGGTCGGGGTGGTTCGGTGGGTCGGGGCGGTGGTCCTGCCTATGACGCAATCCTGGCGCAACCGGGACGCAGTATTGATGGACGCATCAAGATTACCGAACAGGGTGAGGTGCTTGCATCAAAGTACAACCTGCCCGAACTGGCGCTCTATAACTTGGAGACGGTGACAACGGCGGTGCTGCAAGCCAGCCTCCTGCGAAGCGGCTTTGATGACATTGAACCTTGGCGCGACATCATGGAAGAATTGGCAGATCGATCGCGCCAGCACTACCGCACCCTGATCTACGAACAGCCAGATTTTCTAGACTTTTTCTTGACTGTGACCCCGATCGAAGAAATCAGCCAGCTGCAAATTAGCTCTCGTCCGGCTCGACGCAGCGGCGGCAAAAAAGATCTGACTAGCCTCAGAGCCATCCCCTGGGTGTTCAGTTGGACGCAAACGCGCTTTTTGCTGCCTTCCTGGTATGGCGTAGGCACAGCCATTCAAAGCTTCCTTGAAGAAGCCCCTGAGGAAAACATGAAGCTGCTGCGCTACTTCTACTACAAGTGGCCTTTCTTCAAGATGGTGATTTCCAAATGTGAGATGACGCTCTCGAAGGTGGATCTGACGATCGGGCATCAGTATGTGCAGGAACTCAGCTCGGAAGAAGACCGAGAACGGTTTGAGCGAGTCTTTGAGCAAATTGCCAATGAATATTACCTGACGCGAGAGCTGGTGCTGACAATCACTGGACATCAGCGGTTGCTCGATGGCGATCTCGATTTACAGCGATCGGTACAGCTAAGAAATAATACGATCGTGCCTCTGGGCTTCTTGCAAGTCTCGCTGCTCAAGCGGCTCCGGCAGCATAAAGCAAGCTCTGCGGCGGGGGTACTGCGCTCTCGCTACAGTCGAGGTGAACTGCTACGCGGTGCGCTATTAACTATCAACGGCATCGCGGCGGGGATGCGGAATACAGGTTGA
- a CDS encoding glycosyltransferase family 10, which produces MGRSVIGMLSAYRDITQSDWLWQQTPEPFGGWRNIQMLKNAPQPDFLLLYQFDFYRKVSSPKPWFNPLQQRQIQNEKIILTDAELKGVPPERTIYLMREPPLVETLDRIQLNYQEAQTYCGYISGPDDLAPIPGYMPAIWYHSNSFQELDQMPIPAKVRPCSWITSGISRTENHRKRLAFLQQLQTKSLLIDFYGRNLPATVISQGELQNKWYAMAPYHYNLAIENFADNQWYVSEKLWDSLLAWCLPIYYGGSAADRLLPPGSFLRLPSLDEKGIAYIQEVIATPDAWHAAQDAIAEARQIILHKLNLLNWLSEFVDRHS; this is translated from the coding sequence ATGGGTCGATCAGTGATTGGGATGCTCTCCGCCTATCGGGATATCACGCAGAGCGATTGGCTCTGGCAGCAAACTCCCGAACCTTTTGGCGGATGGCGCAATATTCAAATGCTTAAAAATGCTCCTCAGCCTGATTTTCTGCTGCTCTACCAATTCGATTTCTATCGCAAAGTCTCATCGCCCAAACCCTGGTTCAATCCTCTGCAACAGCGGCAGATTCAAAATGAAAAAATTATTCTGACTGATGCCGAGCTGAAAGGCGTTCCGCCAGAAAGAACAATTTATCTGATGCGAGAACCACCGCTTGTAGAAACCCTCGATCGCATTCAGCTCAACTACCAGGAAGCACAAACTTACTGCGGCTACATTTCTGGTCCCGATGATCTTGCCCCCATCCCAGGCTACATGCCTGCCATTTGGTATCACAGCAATTCTTTCCAAGAGTTGGATCAGATGCCGATTCCGGCGAAGGTTCGTCCTTGTAGCTGGATTACATCCGGCATTAGCCGCACTGAGAACCACCGCAAGCGATTAGCGTTTTTGCAGCAGCTTCAAACCAAAAGCTTACTGATCGATTTTTATGGGCGTAACCTGCCTGCAACTGTCATAAGCCAGGGCGAACTGCAAAACAAATGGTATGCCATGGCTCCTTACCACTACAATCTGGCGATCGAAAACTTCGCCGATAACCAGTGGTATGTGAGCGAAAAACTCTGGGACTCACTCCTTGCCTGGTGCTTGCCCATCTACTACGGTGGTTCCGCCGCCGATCGCCTCCTGCCACCGGGCAGTTTCCTACGGTTACCCAGCCTGGACGAGAAAGGGATTGCCTACATCCAGGAAGTCATTGCCACGCCCGATGCCTGGCACGCTGCGCAGGACGCAATTGCTGAAGCAAGGCAAATTATCCTCCACAAGCTCAACCTCCTTAACTGGCTCTCCGAATTTGTCGATCGCCACAGCTAG